The Mycetohabitans endofungorum genome contains a region encoding:
- a CDS encoding muconolactone Delta-isomerase family protein: MQFLALSRLRTDRYSDEDFAPLLEDEAQRARTLYIEGSVRQIWYRGDKRGACSILEADSEPAARAMIESLPLVKAGMLELEHLVPLLPYRGFGPR, encoded by the coding sequence ATGCAATTTCTTGCTCTGTCGCGCTTGCGCACGGATCGTTATTCGGATGAGGACTTTGCACCGTTGCTCGAGGACGAGGCCCAGCGTGCCCGCACGCTGTACATCGAGGGCTCAGTGCGCCAGATCTGGTACCGCGGCGACAAGCGTGGGGCCTGCTCGATTCTCGAAGCCGATTCTGAGCCAGCGGCCCGCGCGATGATCGAGTCGTTGCCGTTGGTTAAGGCCGGGATGCTAGAACTCGAGCATCTAGTACCGCTACTGCCGTATCGCGGATTTGGTCCGCGCTGA
- the pal gene encoding peptidoglycan-associated lipoprotein Pal translates to MMSKLRIVFAALMVGALAACHSGVKLDEGANAKAGAVGTQPQSTDVQQVNVDELNNPNSPLAKRSIYFDFDSYAVNNEYQPLLQAHAQYLKGHPQRHVLIQGNTDERGTSEYNLALGQKRAESVRRALALLGVNDSQMEAVSLGKEKPAATGHDEASWAQNRRADLVYQ, encoded by the coding sequence ATGATGTCCAAATTGCGTATCGTTTTTGCAGCGCTGATGGTGGGCGCATTGGCGGCATGCCACTCCGGTGTCAAGCTTGATGAAGGCGCCAACGCCAAGGCAGGCGCCGTGGGCACGCAACCGCAGTCGACCGACGTGCAGCAAGTCAATGTTGACGAGCTTAACAACCCGAACAGCCCGCTTGCCAAACGCAGCATCTACTTCGATTTCGACAGCTACGCCGTCAACAATGAATATCAGCCACTGCTGCAAGCCCACGCGCAATACCTGAAGGGCCATCCGCAACGCCACGTGCTGATCCAAGGCAACACCGACGAGCGCGGTACCAGCGAATATAACCTGGCATTGGGCCAAAAGCGTGCCGAGTCGGTACGCCGCGCGCTGGCACTGCTCGGGGTAAACGACAGTCAGATGGAAGCAGTGAGCCTGGGTAAGGAAAAACCGGCTGCGACGGGCCACGACGAAGCCTCGTGGGCGCAGAATCGCCGCGCCGATCTCGTCTATCAATAA
- a CDS encoding dienelactone hydrolase family protein — MDDPKLKSNSARTAMGAHERVSAAASPVQGTTIHTDAQGLVVGETSVSSAGFEVPVYFAKPGSGGGSHPVLLVVSEVFGVHAHIADVCRRFAKLGYLALAPDLFARRGDASAYQTLPELMREVVSRTADTQVIADLDAVAAHAGVLGGDVGRLGVTGFCWGGRITWLYAAHNVSVKAGVAWYGRLDGDVTGSTPAHPVSVASRLYAPVLGLYGGQDPIVPAAHLSAMRAGLEQGSPAARSSRIDVYPHAGHAFFADYRASYQPADAAHAWDECLTWLRLHGVA, encoded by the coding sequence ATGGACGACCCGAAGCTCAAGTCGAACAGTGCGCGCACCGCGATGGGCGCGCACGAGCGCGTATCAGCGGCGGCCTCGCCGGTGCAAGGCACTACGATCCATACCGACGCGCAAGGATTGGTGGTGGGTGAAACGAGCGTTTCGTCGGCCGGCTTTGAGGTTCCGGTCTATTTTGCAAAGCCCGGTTCGGGCGGCGGCTCGCACCCGGTGCTGCTGGTTGTGTCCGAAGTATTCGGCGTGCATGCGCACATCGCGGACGTATGCCGGCGCTTTGCTAAGCTGGGCTATCTGGCGCTCGCACCGGACCTGTTTGCGCGCCGTGGCGATGCTTCAGCGTACCAGACACTGCCTGAATTGATGCGCGAGGTGGTGTCCCGGACTGCCGATACACAGGTGATCGCCGACCTCGACGCAGTCGCAGCGCATGCCGGTGTGCTGGGTGGGGACGTCGGCCGGCTCGGCGTCACGGGTTTTTGCTGGGGTGGCCGCATCACATGGCTCTACGCGGCGCATAACGTGAGCGTCAAGGCGGGCGTGGCATGGTACGGTCGGCTCGATGGCGATGTGACGGGCAGCACGCCCGCCCATCCGGTTAGCGTAGCGTCCCGGCTGTACGCGCCCGTGCTGGGCCTGTATGGCGGACAGGACCCGATCGTGCCGGCGGCGCATCTGAGCGCGATGCGCGCCGGACTTGAGCAGGGGAGTCCCGCCGCCAGGTCATCGCGTATTGATGTCTATCCGCACGCCGGACATGCGTTTTTTGCCGACTATCGGGCGAGCTACCAACCCGCCGACGCTGCACATGCATGGGATGAGTGCTTGACGTGGTTGCGTTTGCACGGCGTTGCATGA
- the tolQ gene encoding protein TolQ, with translation MNNAQDLSIISLVLNASLLAQAVMALLLLLSLMSWTFIFRKWFSIRRARAQTEWFERDFWSGGDLQTLYQSAATNRHTIGALERIFESGMREFLKAKEKRVAEPGAILDGARRAMRAAFQREMDALEANLAFLASVGSVSPYIGLFGTVWGIMNAFRGLANVQQATLASVAPGIAEALVATAIGLFAAIPAVVAYNRYAHDIDRLSIRFETFIEEFSNILQRQAH, from the coding sequence ATGAATAACGCACAAGACCTTTCGATCATTTCGCTCGTATTGAACGCAAGCCTGCTGGCGCAAGCCGTCATGGCACTGCTGCTGTTGCTGTCGCTGATGTCCTGGACTTTCATCTTCCGCAAATGGTTCTCGATCCGTCGCGCCCGCGCGCAGACTGAATGGTTCGAGCGCGATTTCTGGTCGGGTGGCGACCTACAGACGCTGTACCAGAGCGCGGCGACCAATCGTCATACGATTGGCGCCCTCGAGCGGATCTTCGAGTCAGGCATGCGTGAGTTCCTGAAAGCCAAGGAAAAACGCGTTGCCGAACCCGGTGCGATTCTGGATGGTGCGCGTCGCGCGATGCGCGCCGCGTTCCAGCGCGAAATGGACGCGCTCGAGGCCAACCTAGCGTTTCTTGCGTCGGTCGGCTCGGTGAGCCCGTACATCGGCCTGTTCGGCACTGTCTGGGGCATCATGAACGCGTTTCGCGGGCTTGCGAACGTGCAGCAGGCGACGCTGGCTAGCGTCGCGCCTGGCATCGCGGAGGCGTTGGTCGCCACCGCCATCGGCCTGTTTGCGGCCATCCCGGCGGTGGTCGCCTATAATCGCTACGCACACGACATCGACCGCCTGTCGATCCGCTTCGAGACCTTCATCGAAGAATTTTCGAACATCCTGCAACGGCAGGCTCACTGA
- the ybgF gene encoding tol-pal system protein YbgF, with protein MKVRFSRLRVAAAVAATGAALAAPPAHAGLFDDNEARQAVLDLRAKADSLANQMSAAQRTILDQSNRLDQLNQQVATLRGQNEDLANQVAALQKQQRDYYTDLDARLKKFEPQQQTIDGVQGEVQPGETDAFNAALQLFKNGDFKGATSGFKAFVSKYLNSPYQPTAQYWLGNALYAQRDYKASTTVLQGVVTKYPTHPRAPEALLAIANNQLEQGQKAAAKRTLGQVLARYSGSNAAQAAQSRLAQIR; from the coding sequence ATGAAAGTCCGTTTCAGTAGGCTGCGCGTTGCTGCAGCTGTGGCTGCGACAGGCGCCGCGCTTGCCGCGCCGCCTGCGCACGCCGGTCTGTTCGACGATAACGAGGCACGGCAGGCGGTGCTGGACCTGCGCGCGAAAGCCGACTCGTTGGCAAACCAGATGAGCGCGGCGCAGCGCACGATACTCGATCAATCGAACCGCCTTGACCAGCTGAACCAGCAGGTAGCAACGTTGCGCGGACAGAACGAGGACTTGGCCAATCAAGTCGCCGCGCTGCAAAAGCAACAGCGTGACTACTACACCGACCTGGATGCCCGACTGAAGAAGTTCGAACCTCAGCAACAGACGATCGATGGCGTCCAGGGCGAGGTACAGCCAGGCGAAACGGACGCGTTCAATGCAGCGCTGCAACTGTTCAAGAACGGTGACTTCAAGGGCGCAACGTCGGGATTTAAGGCGTTCGTGTCGAAGTATCTAAACAGCCCCTATCAGCCGACGGCACAATACTGGCTCGGCAATGCGTTGTACGCACAGCGAGACTACAAGGCGTCGACGACAGTGTTGCAGGGTGTCGTGACAAAGTACCCCACGCACCCGCGCGCGCCAGAGGCATTGCTCGCTATCGCGAACAACCAATTGGAGCAAGGGCAGAAGGCAGCCGCGAAGCGAACACTGGGACAAGTGCTTGCGCGATACAGCGGATCGAATGCCGCGCAGGCGGCACAAAGCCGGTTGGCGCAGATCCGATAA
- a CDS encoding carbamoyltransferase family protein, whose protein sequence is MKILGINSAYHESSASIVIDGKIVAAAEEERFTRIKHAKEACVSGPAELPKNSIQFCLSHAGLKATDLDGVAYSFDPALRKREFKLDSLSLPGDWGSAEGEEIFLAKLKQVPGAIDALLDRQFGSKLAFVPHHIAHAASTFYPSGFDQAAILVVDGIGESGCTLLARGEGNKITTLDQVAYPHSLGFLWEKLSKYLGFSEYDACKLMGLAAYGDPAVFRDRFKKLLNSEERRYTIDPEVAHFRLPDFEQIEALFGPARVDKEPILDHHRHVAAALQEATDHALMGLVRELREHAASDKLCYAGGVALNCVSNSVIKESGLFSQMYVPTAPHDAGTAVGAALHLYYSLSGQRPAQADTNPYLGPAFSDAAIDAAFRDAGLSPQHSADPARDAATLIANGKIVAWFQDRMEFGPRALGNRSLLADPRSASMREVLNVKVKHREEFRPLAPSVLAEEAANWFELGQASMSHQLMLFACPAKQDRQASIPAVLHKDHSARVQMVSRESNPKFHALIKHFFDKTGVPVVLNTSFNDSEPIVCTPSDAIKTFQGTAIDALFIGDRFVVR, encoded by the coding sequence ATGAAAATCCTTGGCATCAACTCCGCCTATCATGAATCCTCCGCTTCGATTGTCATCGACGGTAAAATCGTAGCGGCGGCCGAAGAAGAGCGATTCACACGGATCAAGCATGCGAAAGAAGCTTGTGTCAGTGGCCCAGCTGAGCTACCAAAAAACAGCATACAGTTTTGCCTTTCCCATGCAGGATTGAAAGCCACTGATTTGGATGGGGTCGCCTACTCGTTTGATCCCGCCCTCAGAAAGCGCGAGTTCAAGCTCGATTCGCTCAGCCTACCAGGTGATTGGGGAAGTGCGGAAGGAGAGGAAATTTTTCTTGCCAAGCTCAAACAAGTTCCTGGTGCAATTGATGCGCTTTTAGATCGTCAATTTGGCAGCAAGTTAGCCTTTGTTCCACATCATATCGCTCATGCCGCTTCTACTTTCTATCCGTCTGGCTTCGATCAAGCTGCCATCCTTGTCGTCGACGGGATCGGCGAGTCGGGCTGTACTTTGCTGGCTCGTGGGGAAGGCAATAAGATAACGACACTGGATCAGGTTGCCTATCCGCACTCACTCGGGTTCCTGTGGGAAAAACTGAGCAAATATTTGGGCTTTTCTGAATATGATGCCTGCAAGCTGATGGGGCTGGCCGCTTATGGTGATCCAGCTGTCTTCCGAGATAGATTCAAGAAACTGCTTAATTCAGAAGAAAGACGATATACGATCGATCCGGAAGTAGCCCATTTCCGTCTGCCCGACTTCGAGCAGATCGAGGCATTGTTTGGCCCGGCACGAGTCGATAAGGAACCGATCCTCGACCATCATCGCCACGTTGCCGCCGCCCTTCAAGAAGCCACGGACCACGCGCTTATGGGATTGGTGCGTGAGCTGCGTGAGCACGCCGCCTCCGATAAATTGTGCTACGCAGGCGGTGTCGCGTTAAATTGCGTCAGCAATTCCGTCATCAAGGAAAGCGGCTTATTTTCTCAAATGTATGTCCCCACCGCTCCGCACGATGCAGGCACGGCGGTTGGCGCCGCGCTACATCTTTATTATTCGCTTTCCGGCCAACGTCCAGCGCAGGCGGATACTAACCCGTATTTGGGCCCGGCGTTTTCCGATGCCGCTATCGATGCCGCATTCCGTGACGCAGGTCTATCACCCCAACACAGCGCTGATCCCGCGCGCGATGCGGCAACGCTGATCGCCAACGGCAAGATCGTAGCCTGGTTTCAAGACCGCATGGAATTTGGTCCACGCGCGCTGGGTAACCGTTCACTATTGGCCGATCCTCGCAGCGCGTCGATGCGCGAGGTGCTCAATGTGAAGGTTAAGCACCGTGAGGAATTTCGTCCTCTCGCACCGAGCGTACTGGCTGAAGAAGCCGCCAACTGGTTCGAACTCGGCCAAGCATCGATGAGCCACCAATTGATGCTGTTCGCCTGCCCGGCAAAGCAAGATCGCCAAGCATCGATTCCAGCGGTCCTTCATAAGGATCATTCCGCTCGTGTGCAGATGGTCAGTCGAGAGAGCAACCCTAAATTCCACGCACTGATTAAGCATTTTTTCGATAAGACCGGTGTACCGGTTGTACTCAATACCTCATTCAACGATAGCGAACCTATTGTCTGCACGCCATCGGATGCAATCAAGACGTTCCAAGGAACGGCCATTGATGCTTTGTTTATTGGCGATCGGTTTGTCGTCAGATAA
- a CDS encoding cyclic peptide export ABC transporter, producing MLMVQYLKRYFRPLLATAILSSAGAMLTIGLLAYINRLATQGLSQPNWVCLVTALGWFGALCLANGASQIVLAKLSSELVGQLRKDLSKQFIDVDYYKLINHKSTVFGVLIEDITRISPLIMLAPHLAYNVILVLVCSIYLITLSFQLFLVLLVGLGIPLAISAFLLKSTRKPLDAMRRSEEALFEHFHAIADGKKEMLLSRARAKHFYDMLLLPAIGQAQRLMRRVHLRWNLNEAWSSGAAYGTVFVVVYLGYAAFALPSDVIVRFVIGALFIVGPLNFLIHSGQPVSTGLSSLRHLERVGLDLRSQHATADEDTTSHTDTKWQSIHAQDLCYRYPESKVGEGIGPFNLSIRRGEMVFIVGDNGSGKSTLIHLLCGLLPPSSGRLCLDEQPVPYGSSAYRERFSSVFGDFFLFSDVLDAKGNALPDAQIRTLLRDLELDEQLSVDQGKLSKTSLSTGQRKRLALLQCYAEDREVCLFDEWAADQDPRFRQHFYLTLLPQLKQQGKTLIVISHDDRFFHLADRLIVLKGGRVVSDSATDTLANGVDTHLASLSIASSMAADSAA from the coding sequence ATGTTGATGGTTCAATACCTGAAGCGGTATTTCCGGCCCTTACTTGCCACAGCGATCCTTTCGTCTGCCGGCGCAATGCTGACGATCGGCCTGCTCGCCTATATCAATCGATTGGCAACGCAAGGGTTATCGCAACCCAATTGGGTTTGCCTTGTGACGGCGCTGGGATGGTTCGGTGCGCTGTGTCTAGCCAATGGTGCTTCACAAATCGTTCTGGCAAAGCTCAGCAGTGAATTGGTGGGTCAGTTGCGTAAAGACTTATCCAAACAATTTATTGACGTTGACTATTACAAATTGATTAACCATAAATCGACTGTATTTGGCGTCTTGATTGAGGATATCACCCGTATTAGCCCGCTGATCATGCTTGCGCCCCATCTCGCTTATAACGTTATTTTGGTGCTAGTGTGTTCAATCTATTTAATCACACTGTCGTTTCAGCTTTTTCTTGTCTTATTAGTAGGATTGGGTATTCCGCTTGCGATCTCAGCATTCTTGCTGAAATCCACTCGCAAGCCACTTGACGCAATGCGGCGCAGTGAAGAGGCACTGTTTGAACATTTCCACGCGATTGCAGATGGCAAAAAGGAAATGTTGTTAAGTCGAGCACGTGCCAAACATTTTTACGACATGCTATTGCTGCCTGCGATTGGGCAAGCACAAAGGTTGATGAGACGGGTTCATCTGCGCTGGAACCTCAATGAGGCATGGTCGTCCGGTGCGGCTTACGGTACCGTGTTTGTGGTGGTCTACCTGGGCTATGCAGCATTTGCGCTTCCCTCCGATGTGATTGTGCGCTTTGTCATCGGAGCGCTGTTTATCGTAGGGCCTTTGAATTTTTTAATTCATTCTGGCCAGCCTGTCAGCACCGGTTTGAGCAGCTTGCGTCATCTTGAGCGCGTCGGGCTGGATCTGCGCTCACAGCATGCCACAGCTGATGAGGATACGACGTCGCACACTGATACGAAATGGCAGTCCATCCATGCACAAGATCTTTGCTATCGTTACCCTGAAAGCAAGGTAGGTGAAGGCATTGGACCATTCAATTTGAGTATTCGCCGCGGTGAAATGGTATTTATTGTTGGCGATAACGGCAGTGGCAAATCCACATTGATACACTTGCTGTGTGGCCTGCTGCCGCCCAGCTCGGGACGACTTTGCTTGGACGAGCAACCCGTTCCATATGGATCGAGCGCATATAGGGAACGTTTTTCCAGTGTTTTTGGTGATTTCTTCCTGTTCTCCGATGTACTTGACGCAAAAGGTAATGCGCTGCCTGATGCACAAATACGTACGCTGTTGCGTGATTTGGAATTAGACGAACAACTCTCGGTAGATCAAGGAAAGCTTTCAAAGACCAGTCTCTCTACGGGGCAACGAAAACGGTTGGCATTGCTGCAATGCTATGCTGAAGATCGGGAAGTCTGCCTGTTTGACGAATGGGCTGCAGATCAAGATCCTCGTTTTCGACAACATTTTTATTTAACATTGCTGCCACAACTCAAGCAGCAAGGCAAGACGTTGATCGTCATTAGCCATGATGACCGTTTTTTTCATTTGGCGGACCGACTCATTGTGCTTAAAGGCGGACGCGTAGTGTCAGATTCAGCCACCGACACACTGGCAAATGGCGTTGATACACACCTAGCTAGCCTCTCCATTGCCAGCAGTATGGCTGCCGATTCGGCAGCATGA
- a CDS encoding MbtH family protein, with the protein MTNPFDDQNGSFVVLVNSENQHSLWPNFSEVPAGWQVVHGPDTRQACLDYVNTHWTDMRPKSLIEKDD; encoded by the coding sequence ATGACTAATCCCTTTGATGACCAAAATGGAAGCTTCGTGGTGCTGGTTAACTCTGAGAATCAGCACTCATTGTGGCCGAATTTTTCTGAGGTGCCTGCGGGCTGGCAAGTGGTGCACGGACCCGATACACGCCAAGCTTGTCTTGACTATGTCAACACGCATTGGACCGACATGCGCCCCAAAAGCCTAATTGAGAAAGATGACTGA
- the tolR gene encoding protein TolR, translating into MAGTPIRSSLRGGRSRRAMSDINVVPYIDVMLVLLVIFMVTAPLVAPSIINLPTVGNAAPQEQTPPVIVNIKPDGAMSVKYKNDASGTTQELPMTLADLDHFVADRAQAHPDQPVVIGADKAVKYEIVMNVMSQLKANGVKRVGLLVKPK; encoded by the coding sequence ATGGCCGGCACTCCGATCCGCTCCAGTCTGCGCGGTGGCCGTTCGCGCCGCGCGATGTCCGACATCAACGTCGTTCCGTACATCGACGTGATGCTCGTGCTACTCGTCATTTTCATGGTGACCGCTCCGCTTGTCGCGCCGTCGATCATCAACTTGCCCACGGTCGGCAATGCTGCTCCGCAGGAACAGACGCCACCCGTTATCGTCAATATCAAGCCTGACGGCGCCATGAGTGTTAAATACAAGAACGACGCGTCGGGCACCACGCAGGAATTGCCGATGACGCTGGCAGACCTGGACCACTTTGTCGCCGACCGGGCGCAGGCCCACCCCGACCAGCCGGTCGTGATCGGCGCGGACAAAGCGGTCAAGTACGAGATCGTGATGAACGTCATGTCGCAGCTGAAAGCAAACGGCGTGAAACGCGTCGGGCTGCTCGTCAAGCCGAAATGA
- the tolB gene encoding Tol-Pal system beta propeller repeat protein TolB, giving the protein MSLIKKLGLKTLVASLLVTAGTSARADLTVLVTGVGSTQFPIAVANFENGANSPQQVAAIVRADLARSGKFSNIDAGSAPVSESDSVDLGGWKAKGANAFVGGSVTRLANGQYEVRFRLYDTVKQQSLGGLSLVSPESGLRMSAHKAADYIYQKLLGSHGMFATRLSYVTRHGGRYQLKISDSDGQNEHIALTSPEPIISPTWSPDGTKLAYVSFERKKPIVYIHDLPTGRRMMVSDQKGNNSAPAWSPDGTKLAVALSLTGNTQIFIVNADGSGLRRLTRGNSIDTEPAFSPDGQSIYFTSDRSGPPQIYKMPVQGESVSAAQRVTFNGSYNTSARVSPNGKELAYISRVGGAFKLYLQDLSTGSATALTDTTHDESPSFAANGQYLLYATHVNGRQVLAAVSTDGSIRQVLSIPGGGVREPSWGPFMQ; this is encoded by the coding sequence ATGAGTTTGATTAAAAAACTGGGGCTGAAAACGCTAGTTGCGTCATTGCTCGTCACCGCCGGCACATCGGCGCGCGCCGACCTGACGGTGCTCGTCACAGGTGTCGGTTCGACCCAGTTCCCGATTGCGGTGGCAAATTTTGAAAACGGGGCCAATTCACCGCAGCAGGTCGCGGCGATCGTGCGGGCCGACCTGGCCCGCAGCGGCAAGTTCAGCAACATCGACGCGGGTAGCGCGCCGGTGTCCGAATCCGACTCAGTCGATCTCGGCGGTTGGAAGGCCAAGGGGGCAAACGCGTTCGTCGGCGGCAGCGTCACGCGGCTCGCGAACGGCCAGTACGAAGTACGATTCCGTCTGTACGACACGGTCAAGCAACAAAGCCTGGGCGGGCTCTCACTTGTAAGCCCGGAAAGCGGGCTGCGTATGAGCGCGCACAAGGCCGCCGACTACATCTATCAAAAGCTACTTGGCTCGCACGGGATGTTCGCCACGCGGCTGTCATATGTGACGCGTCACGGCGGACGTTATCAACTCAAGATCTCCGACTCGGACGGCCAGAACGAGCATATCGCGCTGACGAGTCCGGAGCCGATCATCTCTCCAACGTGGTCTCCGGACGGCACGAAGCTCGCCTACGTATCCTTCGAAAGAAAGAAACCGATCGTGTACATTCACGACTTGCCAACCGGCCGGCGCATGATGGTATCTGACCAAAAGGGCAACAACAGTGCACCGGCGTGGTCGCCGGACGGCACGAAGCTCGCGGTAGCGCTGTCGCTGACCGGCAATACGCAGATCTTTATTGTCAACGCCGATGGCTCCGGCTTGCGCCGCCTTACCCGCGGCAACTCGATCGATACCGAGCCGGCCTTCTCACCGGATGGGCAGTCAATCTACTTCACCAGCGACCGCAGCGGCCCGCCTCAAATCTACAAGATGCCCGTACAAGGCGAATCGGTGAGCGCCGCGCAGCGTGTGACGTTCAACGGCAGCTACAACACCAGTGCGCGCGTCTCGCCGAACGGCAAAGAACTTGCGTATATTTCGCGCGTTGGCGGTGCATTCAAGCTGTATCTGCAGGACCTGTCGACAGGATCCGCGACGGCGCTCACCGACACGACGCACGACGAATCACCGAGTTTCGCGGCGAACGGCCAATACCTGCTCTACGCGACGCATGTCAATGGCCGCCAAGTGCTGGCCGCGGTTTCGACCGACGGCAGCATACGGCAGGTGTTGTCGATCCCGGGCGGCGGCGTGCGTGAGCCGTCCTGGGGCCCTTTCATGCAATAA
- a CDS encoding methyltransferase, giving the protein MHHTNEEKCIFFITKNNDQATSSHQIANCLPLAQWNSMHHDLNGKNDEKNDLLSSPYPIKIVTDAFHYQDADQVLPIQPEQLFFMDYTSPEDIEQASVLDIGVGSGVLSIFCLLNGATSCVGLDVNPRAKILAGHNAIINHIDKNFDIRDGSISNIFESVKDKQFDFICSNPPFEPTPPGIEYYLNSAAGVYGMDFVEKILSNIDQHLSSDGTLQMVTMAPGDEKKPFKLYEVLENHLPGLAAEIILDRQPILYDDFVGRFNTIFGYSDDVIAQMKRTARNDGVTHLHMLILKYKKGRRGSITEKIACKTYENWTTPLGAQDHCYM; this is encoded by the coding sequence ATGCACCACACAAACGAAGAAAAATGTATTTTTTTCATCACGAAAAACAATGATCAGGCGACAAGCTCTCATCAGATAGCCAACTGCTTGCCTCTAGCCCAGTGGAATTCAATGCATCACGACCTGAATGGTAAAAACGACGAAAAAAATGATTTATTGTCGTCGCCCTATCCAATCAAGATCGTGACGGATGCCTTTCACTATCAAGATGCTGATCAAGTTCTTCCAATACAGCCGGAACAGTTATTCTTCATGGACTATACGTCCCCAGAGGATATAGAACAGGCGAGCGTTCTAGACATTGGCGTTGGTTCAGGCGTATTGAGCATTTTTTGCCTACTCAACGGAGCCACATCTTGTGTTGGATTAGATGTCAATCCAAGAGCAAAAATATTGGCCGGACATAACGCCATCATCAACCACATCGATAAGAATTTCGATATTCGTGACGGCAGCATTTCGAACATTTTTGAATCTGTCAAGGATAAGCAATTCGATTTTATTTGTTCCAATCCTCCGTTCGAGCCTACTCCACCCGGAATCGAGTACTACCTTAACTCCGCAGCAGGCGTTTATGGAATGGACTTTGTCGAAAAGATACTGTCCAATATCGACCAGCACTTGTCAAGCGACGGTACGCTTCAAATGGTCACGATGGCTCCGGGAGATGAGAAGAAGCCATTCAAGCTATATGAAGTCCTAGAGAATCATTTACCAGGCCTGGCAGCGGAGATTATTCTGGATCGGCAGCCCATTCTTTATGATGATTTTGTCGGCAGGTTCAACACTATTTTTGGTTACAGCGATGACGTCATTGCTCAGATGAAAAGAACTGCTCGCAACGACGGCGTCACGCACCTTCATATGCTGATATTGAAATATAAAAAGGGGCGCCGTGGCAGTATCACGGAAAAAATTGCCTGTAAAACTTATGAAAATTGGACGACCCCACTTGGGGCGCAAGATCACTGTTATATGTGA
- the tolA gene encoding cell envelope integrity protein TolA, with amino-acid sequence MKPKTGYPFDPPRERGTLRALALAALMHVLLALFLYHGMKWQNSPPAGAEAEIWTQVPSTPASPPPAPAPAPAPAPAPAPAPAPAPTPAQLAPPPAQREEADIALQQEKRRKQQEAERQAQVAEQERVHRQAEARRQQLAAQKAAAEKLKQQEAEKLREQQLAAQQRQEALKKQEALKAQQEKEQQEKLAQAKKQQEQQAAKAKQAAEQVARQKLDQARRARLAQLQGLAGDAPGGNGLAKSGTGTGSGGTATSAGYADKVQRRVRPNVIWSGPTEGLDTLIAVRCAPDGALLDARIARSSGNAQWDDAALRAVQRSDPMPLDTHGKAPASFNIRMRPAGG; translated from the coding sequence ATGAAGCCGAAAACAGGATATCCGTTTGACCCGCCGCGGGAACGTGGCACGCTGCGCGCACTCGCGCTCGCCGCGTTGATGCACGTGCTGCTCGCACTCTTTCTGTACCACGGGATGAAATGGCAAAACAGCCCCCCTGCCGGCGCTGAAGCAGAAATCTGGACGCAGGTGCCGAGCACGCCGGCCTCGCCCCCCCCTGCCCCTGCCCCTGCCCCTGCCCCTGCCCCTGCCCCTGCCCCTGCCCCTGCCCCTGCGCCGACGCCAGCGCAGCTCGCGCCACCGCCAGCACAGCGCGAGGAGGCGGACATCGCGTTGCAACAGGAGAAGCGGCGCAAGCAACAAGAGGCGGAGCGCCAGGCGCAAGTGGCCGAACAGGAGCGCGTGCACAGGCAAGCCGAGGCGCGCCGCCAGCAACTCGCCGCGCAAAAAGCAGCGGCCGAGAAACTGAAGCAGCAAGAAGCAGAAAAATTGCGCGAGCAGCAGCTCGCGGCGCAGCAACGGCAAGAGGCGCTGAAAAAGCAAGAAGCGTTGAAGGCGCAGCAGGAAAAGGAGCAGCAGGAAAAGCTTGCCCAGGCGAAAAAACAGCAGGAGCAACAAGCGGCCAAGGCCAAGCAGGCGGCCGAGCAGGTCGCGCGCCAGAAGCTCGACCAAGCGCGCCGGGCAAGGCTGGCGCAGTTGCAGGGCCTGGCCGGTGATGCGCCCGGGGGTAACGGACTGGCCAAGAGCGGCACAGGCACGGGAAGCGGCGGAACCGCAACGTCAGCTGGCTATGCGGACAAGGTGCAGCGCCGTGTGCGGCCCAATGTCATCTGGTCCGGGCCCACTGAAGGGCTAGACACGCTGATTGCCGTACGCTGCGCACCCGACGGTGCGCTGCTCGACGCGCGCATCGCACGCAGCAGTGGTAACGCGCAGTGGGACGACGCGGCGCTGCGTGCGGTCCAACGCTCCGATCCGATGCCGCTGGATACCCATGGCAAGGCACCGGCAAGCTTCAATATTCGGATGCGGCCTGCCGGCGGATGA